Genomic DNA from Pseudomonas sp. CCC3.1:
CAGGTGAATTTTATGACGCCCCAAGAACGCCTTGAACTTGAAGCCGCTGCCTTTCGCCGCCTTGTTGAACATCTGGACAGCCGCAAAGACGTGCAGAACATTGACCTGATGAACCTCTCGGGTTTTTGCCGCAATTGCCTGTCCAAGTGGTACAAGGCTGCGGCGGATGAACGTCAGATCGACATCAGCCTCGATGACGCGCGTGAAGTGGTGTATGGCATGCCGTACACCGAATGGAAATCCCAGTACCAGAAAGAAGCCAACGCCGAACAAACGGCGACGTTTGCCAAAGGAAAACAGCATGACTGATTTGAACACCCTGCGCGCCAGCCTCAACAGCGGCGAACACGTATTCGCTGACACGCTGGCGTTTATCGCCGCGCACTACGATTACCAGCCGCAGGCTTTCAACAACGGCGGCGTCGAAAACGCAGCCGGGCAAAACGAAGGCTCGTGCAAAACCTTGGGCCTGGCCCTGCTCGAAGGCCTGAGCGATCAAGAAGCCCTGTTGGCGTTCGGCGAGCATTACCGTTCGGTTCTGGCAACGCCAGAAGGCACTGACCACAGCAACATCCGCGCCTTGATCGAGCACGGCCTGGCCGGGGTTAAACTCACCGCCCAGCCGCTGACGCGCAAAGCTTAAAAATAAAGCCCTGTAGGAGCGAGCTTGCCTCGCGATCTTTTGATCGTTAAAAGATCGCGAGGCAAGCTCGCTCCTACACGTTCTTTGCGCACAAAAAAACCGGCCGAGGCCGGTTTTTTCATGTGCTGCGTATTACTTGAACGCTGCGTTCTGCAGGTCATCCAGGTAGCGTTCAGCGTCCAGTGCAGCCATGCAGCCAGCGCCCGCCGAGGTGATGGCTTGGCGGTACACGTGGTCAGCTACGTCGCCGGCAGCAAATACGCCCTCGATGCTGGTCGCAGTCGCGTTGCCTTCACGGCCACCCTTCACCACCATGTAGCCGTCTTTGAGTTCCAGTTGGCCTTCAAACAGCGAGGTATTCGGGGTGTGGCCGATGGCAATGAACACGCCGTCGACTTTGATTTCGTCAAAGCTGCCGTCGTTGTTTTTCAGACGAGCACCTGTCACGCCCATGTTGTCGCCCAGCACTTCATCCAGAGTCGAGTTCAACTTGAATTCGATCTTGCCTTCAGCCACACGGGCATTCAGTTTGTCGATCAGGATTTTCTCGGCACGGAACGTCTCGCGACGGTGAACCAGAGTCACTTTGCTGGCGATGTTGGCCAGGTACAGTGCCTCTTCAACCGCGGTGTTACCACCGCCCACTACGGCAACAGGCTTGTTGCGGTAGAAGAAACCGTCACAGGTCGCACAGGCCGAAACACCTTTGCCCATGAAGGCTTCTTCAGACGGCAGGCCCAAGTAACGAGCGCTGGCACCGGTCGCGATGATCAGCGCGTCGCAGGTGAACGTACCGCTGTCGCCAGTCAGGGTGAATGGCTTGCTTTTCAGATCAACGGCGTTGATGTGATCAAACACGATCTCGGTTTCAAAACGCTCGGCGTGTTCGCGCATGCGCTCCATCAACGCTGGCCCGGTCAGACCGTGTACATCACCTGGCCAGTTATCGACTTCAGTGGTGGTAGTCAGTTGACCGCCCGCCTGCATGCCTGTGATCAGCAGTGGTTTGAGGTTAGCGCGGGCAGCATAAACCGCAGCGCTGTAACCGGCAGGGCCAGAACCCAGAATAATCACACGCGAATGACGTACTTCAGACATGACTCACTCCTATGACCGCCCGTGTCAAAACCGGGTCGGAACGCCGCTTTACCGGCTGGAATAAAAAGAAACCGCACACCCGCTCAGGCCAAGCCTGAAAACCGCAGGTCCAGAAAATTGTAGGTGCAGCGTATAGAGGCCGCTGAGAGTAAGGAAATACGCATTAACAATCCAGCTCATAGCAGGTCTCTATCTCGTCAAATTCATCATTGGACGTCTTTGTTACAGTTATTGTCGATCTTGAGACTGGGCTTTCGTCGTAAAGATAAAGCCGTTAAGGTCGGCCGGTTTTCAATTGCTCGGAGCCCACTATGCCCGCCCCCGTTCTTTCTGGCCCACAGTACCTGCGTGAAGGCCTAAAGCTGGTCCTGAGCCCAGGCCTGCGTTTATTCGTGCTGCTGCCGCTGATGATCAACCTGGTGCTGTTCGTCGGGCTGATTTACTTCGCCGGGCATCAGTTCAGCCTTTGGGTCGATGCGCTGATGCCATCACTGCCCAGCTGGCTCAGCTTCCTCAACTACGTGTTATGGCCGTTGTTTGTCGTATTGGTCGCGCTGATGGTGTTTTTTACCTTCACCATGCTGGCCAATATCATTGCCGCGCCCTTTAACGGTTTTCTCTCGGAAAAAGTCGAGGCCGTGGTACGCGGTGTCGATAACTCCCCGCCTTTCAGCTGGAGTGAGCTGATCGCCATGGTGCCTCGCACGCTGGTGCGTGAAATGCGCAAGCTGGGGTATTTTCTGCCGCGTGCCATTGCGTTGCTGATTCTCTCGTTTATACCGGTGGTCAACCTGATCGCAGCGCCCTTGTGGCTGATTTTCGGGATCTGGATGATGGCCATCCAGTACATCGACTACCCGGCGGACAACCACAAACTGGGCTGGAACGAAATGCTCGCCTGGCTGCGGCAAAAGCGCTGGCAAAGCCTGAGCTTTGGCGGGGTGGTGTATCTGGTGCTGCTGATTCCGGTCGTCAACATCCTGATGATGCCCGCAGCCGTGGCCGGGGCGACGTTGTTCTGGGTACGTGAACGGGGCGAAGAGGCACTGGCCGTCAAAAAATCCTGAAACACTTGTCTGGGCGCAAAAACGGGTTTGCGCCCAACTGCACTACATAGATACCTACATCACGGCAGCAACTTGTTTTTAAATCCTCCTCACCAACTCTTCAAGCAAACCCATTGCAGAGCAGGACGCTCTCGCTGCTTGAAGTACAGTAAGGACGTTAACAACATGACTACAGCAACCGAAATTCTGCGCGACCGTATCCGTACTCAACTCAAAAGCGCTTTGGCCTCCTTGGGCCTGGACCCGGACAGCATTTATTTCAACGGGGTGAATAACCTCGAAGAACGTCTGGTCACTCACTCCCTCTCTCTGACCGAAGAAGCCCTGGACAAACGCCTGCACCGCGACGAATACCCGGATGGCGTCGACTACAGCGGGCTGACCCACGCCGGTATTTTCTCCAAAGCGTACTCGTTCGAAGATGAGCATCGTATTACCTCGCTCACACTCGAAAAGCTATCTGCCTGCGTGAATGACTGCTTAAAAATAGACGAATAAAACCAAGGCTCTCATCGCTGTGATGCACACGATGAGAGCCGTACAGCACTTAAGCTGTGACTTGGCGGCCAGCTTG
This window encodes:
- a CDS encoding DUF1244 domain-containing protein, whose product is MTPQERLELEAAAFRRLVEHLDSRKDVQNIDLMNLSGFCRNCLSKWYKAAADERQIDISLDDAREVVYGMPYTEWKSQYQKEANAEQTATFAKGKQHD
- a CDS encoding HopJ type III effector protein; this encodes MTDLNTLRASLNSGEHVFADTLAFIAAHYDYQPQAFNNGGVENAAGQNEGSCKTLGLALLEGLSDQEALLAFGEHYRSVLATPEGTDHSNIRALIEHGLAGVKLTAQPLTRKA
- the trxB gene encoding thioredoxin-disulfide reductase, with amino-acid sequence MSEVRHSRVIILGSGPAGYSAAVYAARANLKPLLITGMQAGGQLTTTTEVDNWPGDVHGLTGPALMERMREHAERFETEIVFDHINAVDLKSKPFTLTGDSGTFTCDALIIATGASARYLGLPSEEAFMGKGVSACATCDGFFYRNKPVAVVGGGNTAVEEALYLANIASKVTLVHRRETFRAEKILIDKLNARVAEGKIEFKLNSTLDEVLGDNMGVTGARLKNNDGSFDEIKVDGVFIAIGHTPNTSLFEGQLELKDGYMVVKGGREGNATATSIEGVFAAGDVADHVYRQAITSAGAGCMAALDAERYLDDLQNAAFK
- the cysZ gene encoding sulfate transporter CysZ; the encoded protein is MPAPVLSGPQYLREGLKLVLSPGLRLFVLLPLMINLVLFVGLIYFAGHQFSLWVDALMPSLPSWLSFLNYVLWPLFVVLVALMVFFTFTMLANIIAAPFNGFLSEKVEAVVRGVDNSPPFSWSELIAMVPRTLVREMRKLGYFLPRAIALLILSFIPVVNLIAAPLWLIFGIWMMAIQYIDYPADNHKLGWNEMLAWLRQKRWQSLSFGGVVYLVLLIPVVNILMMPAAVAGATLFWVRERGEEALAVKKS